The Trichoplusia ni isolate ovarian cell line Hi5 unplaced genomic scaffold, tn1 tig00001009, whole genome shotgun sequence genome includes the window AGGTAACTACATCTTCTACATGTATGTATGCATATACACTAATTAGGTGATTAACCTAATTAAAGCAGGATTGAAGAAAACCAAGCTAATCGATCAAAATACCAGAAGAGACCCGGCAAACAGTGGAGGCAGCTAAATAAGCCTTTGATGATAAACACTTGATTGTAACCTCTATTGTCTGCAGACGAGGTCCGCACCGGCACGTACCGCCAGCTCTTTCATCCGGAACAGCTTATCACTGGCAAGGAGGACGCCGCCAACAACTACGCCCGCGGACACTACACCATCGGCAAGGAGATCGTCGATGTCGTCCTCGACAGGATCAGGAAACTCGCTGACCAGTGCACTGGTCTCCAGGTGAGGACTTGACTTAAGGATTgacgaataataaaatttaaaaactttgcgGATCCTTACTTATGTAATCTCTAGCCGATTTTAGACACGGTTACGGTAAATCTATTGATCTACTTATAGTAGGTACGGTTTTTTCagaatagtttaataaaattgggATTGATTATTTTGTCTTCAATACAAAACAGAAGACACAAGAGTGTGGTTATGCAAATGGACGGCTTAAATATGACCACGCACATATTGTTCCAAATCCAGCATCTTTAATCATCACGATCTAGAAATTTGTATGTTGTTGTCTCCAGGGATTCCTGGTGTTCCACTCGTTCGGAGGCGGAACCGGCTCCGGCTTCACGTCGCTGCTGATGGAACGCCTCTCCGTCGACTATGGCAAGAAGTCTAAGCTCGAGTTCTCCATTTACCCCGCACCTCAGGTACCTAAGATTCCACGTTCTTGATATTTCTTGTTTATAATGCAAGCTACTGGAgtatatgttacaaaaatgacACAAGCTTCAATACAAAAACCTGCTACCGATTTCTATTGAGATGGAtagacttttttatttacgatttccttaaaaataatattgtcctTAAAAATTAGGTTTTCGAGGGCGTTATACAATTTCGTGTGTCCTAGGTGTCGACCGCCGTCGTGGAACCCTACAACTCCATCCTGACGACCCACACCACACTGGAGCACTCGGACTGCGCCTTCATGGTAGACAACGAGGCCATCTACGACATCTGCAGGAGGAACCTCGACATCGAGAGGCCGACATACACCAACCTCAATAGGCTGATTGGACAGGTATGGAAAGTTTATATATACTGTAGTAAATAGGTAATCACTTAGAAACCTATCTGGTGAAAATTTAAGGGGTTGGAAACCGACCTCATGTTTAgctatttttttagatataaaattattttatttgttttcaaaatgatGGCTTTTGGTAGGAACACATTATTATCTCCAAGGAACATTTAGATTTGATGAAGATATCGATACACTTACACTTTTGTCACTTACCAGATCGTGTCATCGATCACCGCGTCGCTCCGTTTCGACGGTGCCCTGAACGTGGACCTGACGGAGTTCCAGACCAACCTGGTGCCCTACCCCCGCATCCACTTCCCGCTCGCCACGTACGCGCCCGTCATCTCCGCCGAGAAGGCCTACCACGAACAACTCACCGTCGCTGAGATCACCAACGCTTGCTTCGAGCCAGCCAACCAGGTGCAAACTAATCAATATTACATTGGACAAGAATATGTAGCTATTGCACCAAATTATATAAGCTGATTCTTATTTTCGTTGTTAAAATGGGCTTAATGACATAACCGTATATTTACAGATGGTGAAATGCGATCCTCGTCACGGCAAATACATGGCCTGTTGTATGTTGTACAGGTAAAGATAAATCTTAAATCTAATCGACAGCAAAGACTTACTTAAAGACAAATTGTCTgataattgaattatattattg containing:
- the LOC113507200 gene encoding tubulin alpha-1 chain-like, with the protein product MERLSVDYGKKSKLEFSIYPAPQVSTAVVEPYNSILTTHTTLEHSDCAFMVDNEAIYDICRRNLDIERPTYTNLNRLIGQIVSSITASLRFDGALNVDLTEFQTNLVPYPRIHFPLATYAPVISAEKAYHEQLTVAEITNACFEPANQMVKCDPRHGKYMACCMLYRGDVVPKDVNAAIATIKTKRTIQFVDWCPTGFKVGINYQPPTVVPGGDLAKVQRAVCMLSNTTAIAEAWARLDHKFDLMYAKRAFVHWYVGEGMEEGEFSEAREDLAALEKDYEEVGVDSTEGELDEENEY